One segment of Setaria viridis chromosome 4, Setaria_viridis_v4.0, whole genome shotgun sequence DNA contains the following:
- the LOC117854011 gene encoding uncharacterized protein — protein MSAVVCGKRSSSIFADELLPPSPPSPHSSHHHLHHPAAKRSRRSPPHRGRREALLLQLIPLFPDMDPQLLEKALEASGDDLDSAIKSLNELRLESAGFKSENGQPTVIQPSVEGIPNGAVDTATEHPPAVDNYQTSNNGSEWVELFVREMTNASDIDDARARASRALEALEKSIVERAGAEASQNLHKENMMLKEQLTVVLRENAVLKRAVAIQHERQKEFDERSHEVQSLKQLVLQYQEQVRTLEINNYALTMHLKQAQQNNTMPGRFNPDVF, from the exons ATGTCTGCGGTAGTCTGTGGCAAGAGGTCCTCCTCCATCTtcgccgacgagctcctcccGCCGTCACCTCCATCCCCACACtcctcccaccaccacctccaccacccggCGGCCAAGAGGtcccgccgctccccgccgcACCGCGGCCGACGGGAGGCGCTTCTGCTCCAGCTGATCCCGCTCTTCCCCGACATGGATCCCCAG TTGCTGGAAAAAGCTCTGGAAGCATCTGGAGATGACTTAGATTCTGCAATAAAGAGTTTGAATGAGCTGCGCTTGGAGTCCGCTGGTTTCAAATCTGAAAATGGCCAGCCTACTGTAATTCAGCCATCTGTTGAAG GTATTCCTAATGGTGCCGTGGATACTGCTACAGAACATCCACCTGCCGTTGATAATTATCAGACAAGTAATAATGGTTCTGAATGGGTTGAGCTATTTGTCAGAGAGATGACTAATGCTTCTGACATAGATGATGCACGGGCTCGTGCATCGAGAGCTTTGGAAGCTTTGGAGAAGTCCATTGTAGAGCGTGCAGGAGCTGAAGCTTCACAAAACCTGCATAAG GAaaacatgatgctcaaggagcAGTTGACAGTCGTTCTGCGAGAGAATGCTGTCCTGAAACGGGCGGTCGCCATTCAACATGAGCGCCAAAAGGAGTTTGATGAGAGGTCTCATGAAGTCCAAAGCTTGAAGCAACTTGTTTTGCAGTACCAGGAACAAGTGAGGACATTAGAG ATAAACAACTATGCCCTCACAATGCACCTCAAGCAGGCTCAGCAGAACAACACCATGCCTGGGCGTTTCAATCCTGATGTCTTCTAA